A genome region from Anopheles stephensi strain Indian chromosome 2, UCI_ANSTEP_V1.0, whole genome shotgun sequence includes the following:
- the LOC118503051 gene encoding muscle LIM protein 1 isoform X4, producing MPFKPAENPKCPKCGKSVYAAEERVAGGNKWHKQCFKCGMCGKMLDSTNCAEHENELYCKNCHGRKYGPKGYGFGGGAGCLSMDTGAQFQGESK from the exons ATGCCTTTCAAGCCAGCTGAAAACCCCAAGTGCCCCAAGTGCGGCAAGTCGGTGTACGCCGCCGAGGAGCGTGTCGCCGGAGGAAACAAATGGCACAAGCAGTGCTTCAAGTGCG GAATGTGCGGCAAGATGCTCGACTCCACAAACTGTGCAGAGCACGAAAACGAGCTTTACTGCAAGAACTGCCACGGTCGCAAGTACGGACCGAAGGGCTACGGTTTCGGCGGTGGCGCCGGCTGCCTCTCGATGGACACTGGCGCCCAGTTTCAGGGCGAGAG
- the LOC118503056 gene encoding muscle-specific protein 20, whose product MALERQVRAKIAGKRDLEKDKEAQYWVEEVLGEKFPAGVLYEDALRDGLILCKLINKLEPGAVAKINTSGGQFKMMENINLFQQAIKKYGVPDLDVFQTVDLYEKKDIAQVTSTIFALGRACYKHPEFKGPFLGPKPADECKRNFTDEQLNAGQAIIGLQAGTNKGASQAGQNIGAGRKIILGK is encoded by the exons ATGGCTTTGGAGCGTCAAGTTCGTGCTAAG ATCGCTGGCAAGCGTGACCTGGAGAAGGATAAGGAAGCTCAGTACTGGGTCGAGGAGGTGCTCGGTGAGAAGTTCCCGGCCGGTGTCCTGTACGAGGATGCTCTCCGCGACGGACTGATCCTGTGCAAGTTGATCAACAAGCTGGAACCGGGAGCAGTGGCGAAGATCAACACATCCGGTGGACAGTTCAAGATGATGGAGAACATCAACCTGTTCCAGCAGGCGATCAAGAAGTACGGAGTTCCTGATCTGGACGTCTTCCAAACGGTGGACCTGTACGAGAAGAAGGACATAGCGCAAGTAACCAGCACAATCTTCGCCCTTGGACGAGCG TGCTACAAACATCCAGAATTCAAAGGACCGTTCCTGGGCCCGAAACCGGCCGACGAGTGCAAGCGTAACTTCACCGACGAGCAGCTGAACGCGGGTCAGGCCATCATTGGACTGCAGGCGGGCACGAACAAGGGTGCGTCCCAGGCTGGCCAGAACATTGGCGCCGGTCGTAAAATTATTCTCGGCAAGTAA